Proteins from a genomic interval of Lolium perenne isolate Kyuss_39 chromosome 1, Kyuss_2.0, whole genome shotgun sequence:
- the LOC127298894 gene encoding uncharacterized protein isoform X2 gives MRIRKRTPARAASPGPTRHRAESPPPPPQQLKERPHEEVEEEKASLPVGVGGEEDPVPAASERSATGVQKQKPDSEPATQGTGTAALPARCTRNDGKRWRCKNEAVPGYMLCDRHMAWSTRRRRRPRASNKNRSGRVFEDEDSGEDEARNKHEAAMMEASNLPCDGGGDEFMQRARNGGAGPAA, from the exons ATGAGGATCCGCAAGCGCACGCCTGCCAGGGCCGCCTCGCCGGGACCGACGCGCCACCGCGCTGAATCCCCACCGCCGCCTCCCCAGCAGCTCAAG GAGAGACCccacgaggaggtggaggaggagaaagCAAGCCTGcccgtcggagtcggaggggaagAAGACCCGGTACCAGCCGCCTCCGAGAGAAG CGCAACGGGCGTTCAGAAACAGAAACCGGATTCAGAGCCGGCCACGCAGGGCACCGGCACGGCGGCGCTGCCCGCGAGGTGCACCCGGAACGACGGGAAGCGCTGGCGCTGCAAGAACGAGGCCGTGCCGGGGTACATGCTCTGCGACCGCCACATGGCGTGGTCGACACGCAGGCGGCGCAGGCCCAGGGCCAGCAACAAGAATCGCAGCGGCCGCGTCTTCGAGGACGAGGACAGCGGAGAGGACGAGGCCAGGAACAAGCACGAGGCGGCCATGATGGAGGCTAGTAACCTGCCATGCGACGGTGGCGGCGACGAGTTCATGCAGCGGGCGAGGAATGGTGGAGCTGGGCCCGCTGCGTGA
- the LOC127298894 gene encoding uncharacterized protein isoform X1, producing the protein MRIRKRTPARAASPGPTRHRAESPPPPPQQLKQERPHEEVEEEKASLPVGVGGEEDPVPAASERSATGVQKQKPDSEPATQGTGTAALPARCTRNDGKRWRCKNEAVPGYMLCDRHMAWSTRRRRRPRASNKNRSGRVFEDEDSGEDEARNKHEAAMMEASNLPCDGGGDEFMQRARNGGAGPAA; encoded by the exons ATGAGGATCCGCAAGCGCACGCCTGCCAGGGCCGCCTCGCCGGGACCGACGCGCCACCGCGCTGAATCCCCACCGCCGCCTCCCCAGCAGCTCAAG CAGGAGAGACCccacgaggaggtggaggaggagaaagCAAGCCTGcccgtcggagtcggaggggaagAAGACCCGGTACCAGCCGCCTCCGAGAGAAG CGCAACGGGCGTTCAGAAACAGAAACCGGATTCAGAGCCGGCCACGCAGGGCACCGGCACGGCGGCGCTGCCCGCGAGGTGCACCCGGAACGACGGGAAGCGCTGGCGCTGCAAGAACGAGGCCGTGCCGGGGTACATGCTCTGCGACCGCCACATGGCGTGGTCGACACGCAGGCGGCGCAGGCCCAGGGCCAGCAACAAGAATCGCAGCGGCCGCGTCTTCGAGGACGAGGACAGCGGAGAGGACGAGGCCAGGAACAAGCACGAGGCGGCCATGATGGAGGCTAGTAACCTGCCATGCGACGGTGGCGGCGACGAGTTCATGCAGCGGGCGAGGAATGGTGGAGCTGGGCCCGCTGCGTGA